The Microbulbifer sp. YPW1 genome contains a region encoding:
- the lptC gene encoding LPS export ABC transporter periplasmic protein LptC gives MRTWLPLVIVVTLISLGLWFTESPPEQLMGKRPTQQEHNKAADLIIRDARTRHFSAAGTLAYEVDAERVTFFQFARRDRADLTEPRMMFYQGEDSRWRTESRSGVAYNNGQKVVLRGDVSIRELPEPGITLRTPSITIKPREEFAETDKRVTITDGPNRTTGKGLRADLKKDKVEILSDVESSYEAQ, from the coding sequence ATGCGCACCTGGCTCCCCCTGGTCATTGTTGTCACCCTTATCTCACTTGGGCTGTGGTTTACCGAAAGCCCACCTGAGCAGCTGATGGGCAAGCGCCCCACCCAGCAGGAACACAACAAGGCTGCGGACCTCATCATCCGGGATGCCCGGACGCGCCACTTCAGCGCTGCGGGTACGCTCGCCTATGAAGTGGACGCCGAGCGCGTGACCTTTTTCCAGTTCGCGCGCCGCGACCGCGCGGACCTCACCGAGCCGCGCATGATGTTCTATCAAGGCGAGGATTCCCGCTGGCGCACGGAGTCCCGCTCTGGGGTCGCCTACAACAACGGCCAGAAAGTGGTGCTGCGCGGGGACGTCTCGATCCGGGAACTACCGGAACCAGGCATTACCCTGCGCACCCCCAGTATTACGATCAAGCCGCGTGAAGAATTCGCCGAAACGGATAAACGCGTTACCATTACCGACGGTCCAAATCGCACCACAGGCAAAGGCCTGCGCGCCGACCTGAAAAAAGACAAAGTAGAAATCCTGTCTGACGTGGAAAGCAGCTATGAAGCCCAATGA
- the lptA gene encoding lipopolysaccharide transport periplasmic protein LptA yields the protein MKPNDSTRRPARSIFRAAGATFLATLLFAANTLALPNDREQPVKVSADKLEANRSKNLSVYSGNVVISQGSLQIRADRVEVHGNTKGEINKVVATGKPAHFQQQVEESTTPVKARAKRIEFLVSSDALQLTGEAFVDRDGNTLSAERIDYDLNSEQMQAQGQSEQKRVEMIWKPESKPAQNDQ from the coding sequence ATGAAGCCCAATGACTCGACCCGCCGACCGGCGCGCAGCATCTTCCGTGCAGCCGGCGCTACATTCCTCGCCACGCTGCTGTTCGCCGCCAACACCCTGGCCCTCCCCAATGACCGGGAACAGCCGGTCAAGGTTTCCGCTGACAAACTGGAAGCCAATCGCAGCAAAAACCTCTCGGTGTACAGCGGCAACGTGGTCATCAGTCAGGGTTCCCTGCAGATTCGCGCCGACCGCGTGGAGGTCCACGGCAACACCAAGGGTGAAATCAACAAGGTGGTTGCCACCGGCAAGCCGGCGCACTTCCAGCAACAGGTCGAGGAAAGTACCACCCCGGTCAAAGCGCGCGCCAAACGTATCGAGTTCCTGGTGAGCAGCGACGCCCTGCAACTTACCGGGGAAGCGTTTGTCGATCGCGATGGCAACACCCTGTCCGCCGAGCGCATCGACTACGACCTCAATAGCGAACAGATGCAGGCTCAGGGACAATCAGAGCAGAAGCGCGTAGAGATGATCTGGAAACCGGAATCCAAACCGGCACAAAACGACCAGTAA
- a CDS encoding KdsC family phosphatase, giving the protein MNQLQPHTEQDIRDKLSRVRHLILDVDGVLTDGRLYFDNHGNELKTFHTLDGHGIKMLQQSGVAVAIITGRRSSLVEKRAHDLGITRLIQGREDKYTAFLELFANEPYDMQHIAYMGDDYPDLQLMTRVGCPIAVPNAAPPVLERALFVTERSGGLGAVREVCDRIMHAQDTFNAALAPYLAHGER; this is encoded by the coding sequence GTGAACCAGCTGCAACCGCACACAGAACAGGACATCCGCGACAAACTGAGCCGGGTGCGCCACTTGATCCTCGACGTGGACGGAGTGCTTACCGACGGCCGGCTGTATTTCGACAACCATGGAAACGAGCTGAAAACCTTCCATACACTGGATGGTCATGGCATCAAGATGCTGCAGCAATCCGGCGTCGCCGTGGCAATCATTACTGGCCGCCGCAGCTCCCTGGTGGAAAAGCGCGCACACGACCTGGGGATTACCCGCCTGATCCAGGGCCGGGAAGACAAATACACGGCGTTTCTGGAGCTGTTCGCCAACGAGCCCTACGATATGCAGCACATCGCCTACATGGGAGACGACTATCCGGACCTGCAACTGATGACCCGGGTAGGCTGCCCGATCGCGGTCCCCAATGCCGCTCCACCGGTACTCGAACGCGCACTGTTTGTCACCGAACGCAGCGGCGGCCTGGGTGCCGTACGCGAAGTGTGCGACCGGATCATGCACGCTCAGGACACCTTCAACGCGGCACTGGCACCTTACCTCGCCCACGGTGAAAGGTAA